Proteins encoded together in one Peribacillus asahii window:
- the recD2 gene encoding SF1B family DNA helicase RecD2, producing the protein MKGRHLVTIFHNEENMYSVVRIRLDETNLNYDEQEAVVTGYFPRIHEHETYIFYGVLKEHPRFGLQFQVNHFRKDLPQSKEGIVAYLSGDMFKGIGKKTAESIVETLGENAISKILAQPSVLDNIPRLSGEKAKALYDTLLENEGLEQVMIALNQYGFGPQLSMKIYQMYKQDTVSIIQSNPYKLVEDIEGIGFGRADELGFQLGISGGHPDRIKAACLYCLDTQCMQDGHVYMEAEELLEAVQRLLEENKRDVIEFTNISSEIIKLEAERKIVVEETRIYLPALYFSEKGIVMNIQRLLQQTEYEDQFPESEFLLALGELEERLGVTYAPAQKEAIQTALQSPMLILTGGPGTGKTTVIKGIVELYSELHGVSMNIKDYKKDEEPFPFVLAAPTGRAAKRMAESTGLPAVTIHRLLGWNGSEGFAHDADNPIEGRIVIIDEMSMVDTWLAHQLLKALPEHSQLILVGDEDQLPSVGPGQVLKDLLASKAIPTIALQHIYRQADGSSIIELAHEMKKGHVPHDVAKQQVDRSFIRCQQSQMADVIKQVVQNARKKGYSSRDIQVLAPMYKGPAGIDVLNKMLQEVLNGDSEKKRRELQFGDVVYRTGDKVLQLVNQPEEGVFNGDMGEIVTIIFAKENTDHVDKVVISFEGIEVTYTKQDLNQITHAYCCSIHKSQGSEFPIVILPVVRSYYRMLRRNLLYTAITRSKDFLIICGEEEAFRLGVERNDETQRRTTLREKLQEIHARSDTKVIEEGESYLDRLMNEDPMIGMGDVTPYHFM; encoded by the coding sequence ATGAAAGGGCGGCACTTAGTGACAATTTTTCATAATGAGGAAAATATGTATTCTGTTGTTCGGATTCGCTTGGATGAAACAAATTTGAATTATGATGAGCAGGAAGCTGTCGTGACTGGTTATTTCCCACGTATTCATGAGCATGAAACGTATATCTTTTACGGAGTATTGAAGGAGCATCCTCGCTTCGGTCTACAGTTTCAAGTTAATCATTTTCGCAAAGATTTGCCACAGTCGAAGGAAGGTATTGTGGCTTATTTATCCGGCGATATGTTTAAAGGAATTGGGAAGAAGACGGCAGAAAGCATTGTGGAAACGCTTGGTGAAAATGCAATTTCAAAAATTTTAGCGCAGCCTTCCGTACTGGATAATATTCCGCGTCTGTCAGGCGAGAAAGCAAAAGCCTTATATGATACATTGCTTGAAAATGAAGGTCTTGAGCAAGTGATGATTGCACTGAATCAATATGGTTTTGGACCGCAGCTTTCGATGAAAATTTATCAAATGTATAAACAGGATACGGTTTCTATTATTCAAAGTAACCCATATAAGCTTGTAGAGGATATTGAGGGAATTGGTTTTGGACGGGCGGATGAACTTGGATTTCAGCTAGGCATTTCCGGGGGGCATCCAGATCGTATTAAAGCGGCTTGCCTATATTGCCTTGACACGCAATGCATGCAGGATGGACATGTCTATATGGAGGCGGAGGAATTATTAGAGGCCGTTCAACGTTTATTGGAAGAAAATAAGCGTGATGTCATTGAATTTACGAATATTTCCTCAGAAATAATCAAATTAGAAGCGGAAAGAAAGATTGTTGTCGAGGAAACACGTATTTACTTGCCTGCTTTGTACTTCTCGGAAAAAGGAATTGTCATGAATATTCAACGGCTCCTGCAACAAACAGAGTATGAAGACCAGTTTCCAGAATCGGAGTTTTTATTAGCGCTTGGTGAATTGGAGGAGCGTCTTGGTGTGACATACGCTCCCGCACAAAAAGAAGCGATTCAGACGGCTTTGCAATCGCCTATGCTTATTTTAACAGGCGGCCCGGGAACAGGGAAAACGACGGTCATTAAGGGCATTGTGGAGCTATATAGTGAGCTTCATGGCGTGTCGATGAACATAAAAGATTATAAAAAGGATGAGGAGCCGTTTCCCTTTGTGCTTGCTGCGCCGACTGGCCGTGCAGCTAAGCGAATGGCGGAATCTACTGGTCTGCCTGCTGTGACGATTCATCGGCTGCTCGGTTGGAATGGCAGTGAAGGGTTTGCTCATGATGCAGACAATCCTATTGAGGGGCGAATTGTGATTATTGATGAGATGTCGATGGTCGACACATGGCTGGCTCATCAATTGTTGAAAGCATTGCCAGAGCATAGTCAGCTCATTCTTGTTGGGGATGAAGACCAGTTGCCGTCTGTTGGTCCTGGTCAAGTGCTGAAGGATTTACTAGCTTCAAAAGCTATTCCAACGATTGCTCTCCAACATATTTATCGTCAAGCAGACGGTTCTTCGATTATTGAACTTGCTCATGAAATGAAAAAAGGCCATGTGCCGCATGATGTGGCAAAGCAACAAGTTGATCGTTCTTTTATTCGATGTCAACAGAGCCAAATGGCTGATGTCATTAAGCAGGTCGTTCAAAATGCACGTAAAAAGGGGTATAGTTCACGTGACATTCAAGTACTTGCCCCGATGTATAAAGGTCCAGCTGGGATTGATGTACTGAACAAGATGCTCCAAGAAGTATTAAATGGGGATAGCGAGAAAAAACGTCGTGAGTTGCAATTTGGTGATGTCGTCTATCGAACAGGTGATAAAGTGTTACAGCTTGTGAATCAGCCTGAAGAAGGTGTTTTCAATGGAGACATGGGCGAAATTGTAACGATTATATTTGCGAAAGAAAATACCGACCATGTAGATAAAGTTGTCATTTCTTTTGAAGGCATTGAAGTGACGTATACGAAGCAGGATTTAAACCAAATCACACATGCGTATTGCTGTTCGATACATAAATCACAAGGAAGCGAGTTTCCAATTGTTATTTTACCTGTTGTGCGAAGCTACTATAGAATGTTACGTCGAAATTTATTGTATACGGCGATTACACGCAGCAAGGATTTTCTCATTATATGTGGAGAAGAAGAAGCATTTCGACTTGGAGTGGAACGTAATGATGAAACACAGCGCCGGACAACATTGCGGGAAAAATTACAGGAAATACATGCAAGAAGCGATACTAAAGTTATTGAAGAAGGTGAATCATACCTCGATCGCTTAATGAATGAGGACCCGATGATTGGCATGGGCGATGTAACTCCGTATCATTTTATGTAA
- a CDS encoding cysteine desulfurase family protein, protein MNRIYLDHAATSPMHPNVIDKMMTVMKSEFGNPSSIHAFGRQARHVLDEARMSIAASIGAERNEIIFTSGGTEADNTALIGIAEANKARGKHIITTEIEHHAILHTSQYLEKEGFEVTYLPVNSEGLISVADVKAALREDTILVSIMYGNNEVGTIQSIADIGALLKEHQAYFHTDAVQAYGLVPIDVNALHIDLLSVSAHKINGPKGIGFLYVREGVKLQPHAHGGEQERKRRAGTESVPAIAGFAEAVKIAQQTMAEKVEKYRTFKEILLARFEEAGIQYQLNGSLEASLPHVLNISFPGTNVESMLVNLDLAGIAVSSGSACTAGSIDPSHVLVAMFGKNSERTKNSIRFSFGLNNTNEEIKQAADETVKIVSRLVDK, encoded by the coding sequence GTGAACAGAATATATTTAGATCATGCTGCGACTTCGCCCATGCATCCAAATGTAATAGATAAGATGATGACGGTGATGAAAAGTGAGTTTGGTAACCCGTCGAGTATTCATGCGTTTGGGCGTCAAGCACGTCATGTTTTAGATGAAGCAAGAATGAGTATTGCTGCAAGCATTGGAGCTGAACGGAACGAGATTATTTTTACAAGCGGCGGGACGGAAGCGGACAATACAGCGCTTATTGGTATTGCTGAGGCAAACAAGGCGAGAGGCAAGCATATTATTACGACTGAAATTGAACACCATGCAATCTTGCATACAAGTCAGTATTTAGAGAAAGAAGGCTTTGAGGTTACTTATTTGCCTGTTAACAGTGAAGGACTTATTTCGGTGGCTGATGTAAAAGCAGCTCTTCGAGAGGATACAATCCTAGTTTCTATCATGTATGGAAATAATGAAGTCGGTACGATTCAGTCGATTGCTGACATTGGTGCTCTTTTAAAAGAACATCAAGCTTATTTTCATACCGATGCTGTACAAGCGTATGGTTTAGTTCCCATTGATGTAAATGCGCTTCATATTGATTTATTAAGTGTATCAGCTCATAAAATTAACGGACCAAAAGGAATTGGATTTTTATATGTTCGTGAAGGTGTGAAGCTGCAACCACATGCTCATGGCGGGGAACAGGAGCGGAAGCGCCGTGCTGGAACGGAAAGTGTTCCAGCAATTGCTGGATTTGCCGAAGCGGTGAAGATTGCGCAACAGACGATGGCAGAAAAAGTGGAGAAGTATCGTACATTTAAAGAAATCTTGCTTGCTCGTTTTGAAGAAGCTGGTATACAATATCAACTTAACGGCTCATTAGAAGCATCGCTGCCACATGTATTGAATATTAGTTTTCCTGGAACGAATGTGGAATCAATGCTCGTAAATTTAGATTTAGCGGGAATTGCTGTCTCCAGCGGTTCGGCATGTACGGCAGGTTCTATTGATCCGTCGCATGTGCTTGTTGCGATGTTTGGTAAAAATTCAGAGCGGACGAAAAATTCCATCCGCTTTAGCTTTGGTTTAAACAATACGAACGAAGAAATAAAACAAGCTGCAGATGAAACGGTGAAAATCGTGAGCAGATTGGTTGATAAATAA
- a CDS encoding PRC-barrel domain-containing protein: MTLRTFSLLKGLPVVDKNGEKIGMVNDLCISEAGIITGLVVQKQRLFKKNVYVALDDVSSFGPDGVIASGEFEEQIPEVDMLLNKDAMLGRMMLSEMGEELGLLQDVCFLEKMGTIVAYETTDGFFSKNKLIHSEEPPICGKDAIIVSVSKQ, encoded by the coding sequence ATGACTTTGCGGACGTTTTCTTTATTAAAAGGTTTGCCGGTTGTTGATAAAAATGGAGAAAAAATCGGTATGGTTAACGATTTATGTATATCTGAAGCTGGGATTATTACAGGACTTGTTGTGCAGAAGCAAAGATTGTTCAAAAAAAATGTCTATGTAGCGTTAGATGACGTATCTTCTTTTGGTCCTGATGGAGTCATTGCAAGCGGTGAGTTTGAAGAACAAATTCCAGAAGTGGACATGTTGCTGAATAAGGATGCAATGTTAGGAAGAATGATGCTTTCAGAAATGGGCGAGGAATTAGGATTGCTGCAAGATGTATGTTTTTTGGAAAAAATGGGCACGATTGTAGCATATGAAACAACGGATGGTTTTTTTTCAAAAAACAAGCTAATCCACTCAGAAGAGCCGCCTATATGTGGAAAAGATGCCATCATTGTTTCAGTATCAAAACAGTGA
- a CDS encoding tetratricopeptide repeat protein translates to MDKNQQGIQYMQEGKYEEAAKVFNEAIEENPKDPVAYINFGNVLTAVGDYEKAIRFYKRALEIDEQAAAAYYSLGNLYYESDKLIEAKDMFEKALRHGLENADAYFMLGLTLMALDQAKLAMPYLQRTVELNEDDVDARFQYALCLANAELYEELIHQLNIVIEQDQNHADAYYNLGVAFAGYRDDVDAAIAYFDKALEVQEDHMLAAHGKKLMEQMKAEN, encoded by the coding sequence ATGGATAAAAATCAACAAGGAATTCAATATATGCAAGAAGGAAAATATGAGGAAGCAGCGAAGGTTTTTAATGAAGCGATTGAGGAAAATCCGAAAGATCCCGTTGCGTATATTAACTTTGGAAATGTGTTGACAGCAGTTGGTGATTATGAAAAGGCAATTCGTTTTTATAAAAGAGCACTTGAAATAGATGAACAGGCAGCAGCGGCCTACTATTCGCTTGGAAATTTATATTATGAAAGTGATAAATTAATAGAAGCGAAAGATATGTTTGAAAAAGCACTTCGTCATGGTTTGGAAAATGCGGATGCGTATTTCATGCTCGGCTTGACTTTAATGGCGCTTGATCAAGCAAAACTGGCGATGCCTTATTTACAACGTACAGTCGAGTTAAATGAGGATGACGTAGATGCGCGTTTTCAGTATGCCCTTTGCCTCGCTAATGCAGAGTTGTATGAGGAGTTGATTCATCAATTGAATATCGTGATTGAACAAGACCAGAATCACGCCGATGCTTACTATAATTTAGGTGTCGCTTTTGCAGGGTACCGTGATGATGTGGATGCGGCCATTGCTTATTTTGATAAAGCGCTTGAGGTGCAAGAGGACCATATGCTTGCCGCTCATGGGAAAAAACTAATGGAACAAATGAAAGCAGAAAACTAA
- a CDS encoding AI-2E family transporter produces the protein MDIRLKWFYRLGFMLLLFIVFYIFMKLKPMWGPVLSVMLVVLLPFIIGAFISYLLHPVVEALHQKGVRRGLSVIIIYLLFFGGLGFGIYKGIPIMMNQVEELSDNVPVVMEQYKMWMKNLEYQTSNWPIDVHERIERGMDVLAIRMNTFLNHLMNYAMKAFDFLVLIALIPFIAFYMLKDFESLKKMIWYITPKKWRKQGRAFLRDVDISLGGYIRGQLFVCVAIGVAAALLFWLFDMKYPLLLGAIIGITNVIPYFGPIFGAVPAIIIAATLSIKMVITVAIIVLVLQFLEGNVLSPLIVGKSLHMHPLFIMLALLAGGEIGGIIGMIVSIPILAILKVFVLHARVHFGKKEPLVDK, from the coding sequence GTGGATATTCGCTTAAAATGGTTTTATCGACTGGGATTTATGCTGCTTTTGTTTATTGTTTTTTATATTTTTATGAAATTGAAGCCGATGTGGGGCCCCGTTTTGTCCGTTATGCTGGTTGTATTACTTCCCTTCATAATCGGTGCATTTATTAGCTATCTATTACACCCTGTTGTTGAAGCGCTTCATCAAAAAGGCGTAAGGCGAGGGCTGTCTGTTATTATTATTTATTTACTTTTCTTTGGAGGTTTAGGGTTTGGGATTTATAAAGGCATTCCAATCATGATGAATCAAGTAGAAGAGCTTTCTGACAATGTTCCTGTTGTAATGGAACAATATAAAATGTGGATGAAGAATCTGGAATATCAAACGTCTAATTGGCCCATTGATGTACATGAACGAATTGAAAGAGGAATGGATGTACTTGCAATACGTATGAATACCTTTTTAAATCATTTAATGAATTATGCAATGAAAGCATTTGATTTTTTGGTGCTTATTGCCCTAATTCCTTTCATTGCTTTTTATATGTTAAAAGATTTTGAGTCGTTAAAGAAAATGATTTGGTATATTACACCGAAGAAATGGCGTAAGCAAGGTCGTGCATTTTTACGCGATGTCGACATATCGCTTGGTGGCTATATTCGTGGACAGCTATTTGTGTGCGTGGCGATTGGAGTTGCTGCCGCGTTATTGTTTTGGTTATTTGATATGAAGTATCCGTTGCTGCTTGGTGCCATTATCGGGATTACGAATGTGATTCCATACTTTGGGCCAATTTTTGGAGCGGTTCCGGCCATCATTATTGCAGCGACATTATCAATCAAAATGGTGATTACGGTTGCGATTATTGTGCTCGTTTTGCAATTTTTAGAAGGGAATGTACTATCTCCGTTAATTGTGGGGAAAAGTCTGCATATGCACCCGTTATTCATTATGCTTGCCTTGCTAGCAGGCGGTGAAATAGGGGGAATTATCGGTATGATTGTATCGATTCCAATCCTTGCTATTTTAAAAGTTTTTGTTCTTCATGCACGTGTTCACTTCGGAAAGAAGGAGCCGCTTGTTGACAAATAA
- the cymR gene encoding cysteine metabolism transcriptional regulator CymR: MKISTKGRYGLTIMIELAKHYGEGPKSLKSIAQSHDLSEHYLEQLIAPLRNAGLVKSIRGAYGGYILSREPQEITSGDIIRVLEGPISPVEGIEDEEPVKRQLWIRIRDAVKDVLDNTTLLDLANYKDTGEQGSYMYYI, translated from the coding sequence ATGAAAATTTCAACTAAAGGCCGTTACGGTTTAACCATTATGATTGAATTAGCGAAACATTACGGTGAAGGTCCAAAATCTTTAAAATCGATTGCGCAGTCACATGATTTATCGGAGCATTATTTAGAGCAGTTAATTGCGCCGCTTCGTAATGCGGGACTAGTAAAGAGTATTCGTGGTGCATATGGAGGATACATTTTATCACGAGAACCACAGGAAATTACTTCTGGAGACATTATTCGTGTTTTAGAAGGTCCGATTTCTCCGGTGGAAGGAATTGAAGATGAAGAGCCGGTAAAACGCCAACTCTGGATTCGCATTCGCGATGCCGTGAAAGATGTGTTAGACAATACGACATTATTGGACTTGGCGAACTATAAAGATACAGGTGAGCAAGGCTCTTATATGTACTATATTTAA
- the alaS gene encoding alanine--tRNA ligase, translating into MKYLTGAQIRQMYLDFFKEKGHNIEPSASLVPHEDPSLLWINSGVATLKKYFDGRVIPENPRITNAQKAIRTNDIENVGKTARHHTFFEMLGNFSIGDYFKEEAITWAWEFLTDEKWIGFDKDKLAVTIHPEDDEAFELWNKKIGVPAEKIIRLKENFWDIGEGPSGPNTEIFYDRGPEYGDDPNDPELYPGGENERHLEVWNLVFSQFNHNPDGTYTPLPKKNIDTGMGLERMASVVQNVPTNFDTDLFIPIIRAVEQFTDVKYGANKETDVAFKVIADHIRTVTFAVGDGALPSNEGRGYVLRRLLRRAVRYAKQININEPFMLELVPVVGEIMKDFYPEVLEKKDFIAKVVKNEEERFHETLHDGLSILSEVIKKQKEQGQSIIPGADAFRLYDTYGFPIELTEEYAEEENMTVDHDGFEKEMEAQRERARAARQDVDSMQIQGGVLGDVKVASEFVGYEKLQVEAQVVAIVKDGELITEAHEGEEVQIILDQTPFYAESGGQIADTGMITSEAVQLAVQDVQKAPNGQNLQRVTVVAGTLSADAQVTATVDYANRSEIVKNHTATHLLHQALKDTLGTHVNQAGSLVQAERLRFDFSHFGQITPEELEKIEAIVNEKIWQSLEVTIDLKDIDEAKAMGAMALFGEKYGKIVRVVQIGDYSLELCGGCHVPNTAVIGLFKIVSESGIGAGTRRIEAVTGAGAYKLMADQITLLKEAASKLKTNLKDVPARIDAVLAETKELQRENESLSAKLSNIEAGNLVSNVKEVNGVNVLVAKVQDTDMNNLRVMADDLKQKLDSVVLVLGSAQGDKVNLIAGVTKDLIDRGYHAGKLIKEVATRCGGGGGGRPDMAQAGGKDPAKLDAALDFVEEWVRSLS; encoded by the coding sequence ATGAAATATTTAACTGGTGCACAGATACGCCAAATGTATCTTGATTTTTTTAAAGAAAAAGGACATAACATTGAACCGAGTGCGTCACTTGTTCCGCATGAAGATCCATCTTTATTATGGATTAACTCTGGGGTAGCGACGTTGAAAAAATATTTTGATGGACGAGTGATTCCAGAAAATCCAAGAATTACAAATGCGCAAAAAGCAATTCGTACAAACGATATTGAAAATGTAGGGAAAACAGCGCGCCATCATACATTCTTCGAAATGTTAGGAAACTTCTCAATCGGTGATTATTTTAAAGAAGAAGCAATTACATGGGCTTGGGAATTCCTTACAGATGAAAAGTGGATTGGTTTTGATAAAGATAAACTAGCTGTAACGATTCATCCTGAAGACGATGAAGCATTTGAGTTATGGAATAAGAAAATTGGGGTTCCAGCTGAGAAAATTATTCGTTTAAAAGAAAACTTCTGGGATATTGGAGAAGGCCCAAGTGGTCCAAATACAGAAATTTTCTACGATCGCGGACCAGAATATGGTGACGACCCGAACGATCCAGAATTATATCCAGGTGGAGAAAATGAACGTCATTTAGAAGTATGGAACTTAGTTTTCTCTCAATTTAATCATAATCCAGATGGTACATATACACCGCTTCCAAAGAAAAATATTGATACAGGTATGGGCCTTGAGCGTATGGCTTCTGTCGTTCAAAACGTACCAACGAATTTTGATACAGATTTATTTATTCCAATTATTCGTGCCGTTGAACAATTTACAGATGTGAAATATGGGGCAAATAAAGAAACCGACGTAGCGTTTAAAGTCATTGCCGACCACATTCGTACGGTAACATTTGCAGTAGGTGATGGTGCGCTCCCATCTAATGAAGGCCGCGGCTATGTATTACGTCGTTTACTTCGTCGTGCCGTTCGTTATGCAAAACAAATCAACATTAACGAACCATTTATGTTAGAATTAGTGCCCGTTGTTGGGGAAATCATGAAAGACTTCTATCCAGAAGTGCTAGAGAAAAAAGACTTTATTGCTAAAGTTGTGAAAAACGAAGAAGAGCGATTCCATGAAACACTGCATGATGGATTAAGCATTTTATCTGAAGTGATTAAGAAACAAAAAGAGCAAGGGCAAAGTATCATTCCAGGTGCGGATGCGTTCCGTTTATATGACACATATGGTTTCCCAATTGAATTAACAGAAGAGTATGCAGAAGAAGAAAACATGACCGTTGACCATGACGGCTTTGAGAAAGAAATGGAAGCACAACGTGAACGTGCACGTGCTGCGCGTCAAGATGTAGATTCTATGCAAATTCAAGGCGGCGTTTTAGGTGATGTGAAGGTTGCAAGTGAGTTTGTTGGGTATGAGAAACTTCAAGTAGAAGCGCAAGTTGTGGCAATCGTTAAAGACGGTGAGCTTATTACAGAAGCGCACGAAGGCGAAGAAGTTCAAATTATTTTAGATCAAACACCGTTTTATGCAGAAAGCGGCGGTCAAATTGCTGATACAGGAATGATTACTAGTGAAGCTGTACAATTAGCTGTACAGGATGTTCAAAAAGCACCGAATGGACAAAATCTTCAACGCGTAACAGTCGTTGCTGGAACATTATCGGCTGACGCACAAGTTACGGCAACTGTTGACTATGCAAACCGCAGCGAAATTGTGAAGAATCATACAGCGACACATCTTTTACATCAAGCATTAAAAGATACACTCGGTACACATGTTAACCAAGCGGGTTCCCTTGTGCAGGCAGAACGCTTACGTTTTGATTTCTCACATTTTGGTCAAATTACACCAGAGGAATTGGAGAAAATTGAGGCGATTGTAAACGAGAAAATTTGGCAAAGCTTAGAAGTAACAATTGATTTGAAAGATATTGACGAAGCAAAAGCAATGGGGGCAATGGCTCTATTCGGTGAAAAATACGGTAAAATTGTCCGTGTTGTTCAAATTGGAGACTATAGCTTAGAGCTTTGTGGTGGTTGCCACGTACCAAATACAGCGGTAATCGGTCTATTCAAAATTGTTTCAGAAAGCGGAATTGGTGCTGGAACTCGTCGTATTGAGGCTGTAACAGGAGCTGGAGCTTACAAATTAATGGCGGATCAAATTACGCTTTTAAAAGAAGCGGCGTCTAAACTAAAAACGAATTTGAAAGACGTACCAGCACGTATTGATGCCGTGTTAGCTGAAACGAAAGAACTTCAGCGCGAAAATGAAAGTTTATCTGCGAAGTTAAGTAACATTGAAGCTGGAAACCTTGTTTCAAATGTAAAAGAAGTGAATGGTGTTAACGTATTAGTTGCGAAAGTGCAAGATACAGACATGAATAACTTACGCGTCATGGCAGATGATTTAAAACAGAAATTGGATTCTGTTGTTCTTGTACTTGGTTCTGCACAAGGTGACAAAGTAAACTTAATTGCAGGTGTAACGAAAGATCTTATTGATCGAGGCTACCATGCAGGAAAATTAATTAAAGAGGTAGCTACTCGCTGCGGCGGTGGCGGCGGTGGCCGTCCAGATATGGCACAAGCTGGCGGGAAAGATCCAGCAAAATTGGATGCAGCACTTGATTTTGTCGAAGAATGGGTACGTTCACTTTCATAA
- the mnmA gene encoding tRNA 2-thiouridine(34) synthase MnmA, translated as MKKAPKDTRVVVGMSGGVDSSVAALLLKQQGYDVVGIFMKNWDDTDENGVCTATEDYNDVIAVCNQIGIPYYAVNFEKQYWEKVFTYFLEEYKAGRTPNPDVMCNKEIKFKAFLEHAVSLGADYLATGHYAQVAFRDGDYKMLRGIDDNKDQTYFLNQLTQEQLEKVMFPLGHIEKKEVREIAKQAGLATAAKKDSTGICFIGERNFKEFLSQYLPAQPGEMMTMDGRVMGKHDGLMYYTIGQRHGLGIGGSGEPWFAAGKDLKRNILYVCQGFNNDLLYSTSLTAVKMSWVANQAPAKEFTCTAKFRYRQTDSPVSVKVLETGDVEVVFAEPVRAITPGQAVVFYDGDVCLGGGTIDEVFKHGGKLTYVG; from the coding sequence ATGAAGAAAGCACCAAAAGATACGCGTGTCGTTGTCGGTATGTCAGGTGGTGTGGATTCTTCTGTTGCAGCCCTGCTTCTGAAACAACAAGGCTATGATGTGGTCGGGATTTTCATGAAAAACTGGGATGATACAGACGAAAATGGAGTTTGTACGGCAACGGAAGATTACAACGATGTTATTGCGGTATGCAATCAAATTGGCATACCTTACTATGCGGTCAATTTTGAAAAGCAATACTGGGAGAAAGTATTTACGTATTTCTTAGAAGAATATAAAGCAGGACGAACACCAAATCCGGATGTAATGTGTAATAAAGAAATTAAGTTTAAAGCATTTTTAGAGCACGCAGTTAGTCTTGGCGCGGATTACTTAGCAACAGGTCATTATGCTCAAGTAGCCTTTAGAGATGGCGATTACAAAATGCTTCGCGGTATCGATGATAATAAAGACCAAACGTATTTCTTAAATCAATTAACTCAAGAACAATTGGAAAAAGTAATGTTTCCATTAGGGCATATTGAGAAAAAAGAAGTGCGTGAAATTGCGAAACAAGCTGGACTTGCTACAGCAGCGAAAAAAGACTCCACTGGTATTTGTTTTATTGGAGAGCGCAATTTTAAAGAGTTTTTGAGTCAGTACTTGCCGGCGCAGCCTGGTGAAATGATGACGATGGATGGAAGAGTGATGGGCAAACATGATGGGCTGATGTATTATACAATCGGCCAACGTCATGGTCTTGGAATCGGCGGAAGCGGCGAACCTTGGTTTGCTGCTGGAAAAGACTTGAAACGCAATATTCTATATGTGTGCCAAGGATTTAACAATGATTTGTTATACTCGACTTCTTTGACGGCAGTGAAAATGAGCTGGGTTGCCAATCAAGCACCAGCGAAAGAATTCACATGTACAGCTAAATTCCGCTATCGTCAAACAGACAGCCCTGTTTCTGTGAAAGTGCTGGAAACGGGCGATGTTGAAGTTGTTTTCGCTGAACCTGTGCGTGCGATTACCCCTGGACAAGCGGTCGTGTTTTATGATGGGGATGTCTGTCTCGGCGGCGGCACGATTGATGAAGTGTTTAAACATGGTGGAAAATTAACATATGTAGGGTAA